A region of Malaciobacter marinus DNA encodes the following proteins:
- a CDS encoding fumarylacetoacetate hydrolase family protein, which yields MNSVILDDNIKIQPSKVVCIGRNYVEHIKELNNEVPESMVFFIKPNSSISSDLVFPKEHDSCHYEAEISFLIEENKISAVGFGLDLTLRQLQSKLKKSGLPWERAKAFRNSAVFSKFVSINKDIEHLEVQLFVNEELKQKGDISMMIHKPNEIIKEAISFLDFEDGDILMTGTPKGVGEFKVNDTFLGKILYKGEILIETTFKVS from the coding sequence ATGAATAGTGTAATTTTAGATGATAATATAAAGATTCAGCCATCAAAAGTAGTTTGTATTGGTAGAAATTATGTGGAGCATATAAAAGAGTTAAATAATGAAGTACCTGAAAGTATGGTTTTTTTTATAAAACCAAACTCTTCTATTTCATCTGATTTAGTCTTTCCAAAAGAGCATGATTCTTGCCATTATGAAGCTGAGATATCTTTTTTGATTGAAGAAAATAAAATAAGCGCAGTTGGCTTTGGTCTTGATTTAACATTAAGACAATTGCAATCAAAGTTAAAAAAGTCAGGACTTCCTTGGGAAAGAGCAAAAGCTTTTAGAAACTCTGCTGTTTTTTCAAAGTTTGTATCTATAAATAAAGATATTGAACACTTAGAAGTACAACTTTTTGTTAATGAAGAGTTAAAACAAAAAGGTGATATTTCTATGATGATTCATAAACCAAATGAAATTATTAAAGAAGCTATAAGTTTTTTGGATTTTGAAGATGGTGATATTCTTATGACAGGCACTCCTAAAGGAGTTGGAGAGTTTAAAGTAAATGACACTTTTCTTGGAAAAATTTTATATAAAGGTGAAATCCTAATTGAAACGACTTTTAAAGTTAGCTAA
- a CDS encoding bifunctional methionine sulfoxide reductase B/A protein, protein MKYNELAEDEKYVIEQKGTEKPFSGRYNDFYEEGIYKCKKCSKPLFKSKDKFSSGCGWPSFDDEIKGAIKKVPDRDGRRMEIICANCNGHLGHVFEGEGFTSKNTRHCVNSISLVFDSKEKCCQNHSIAYFAAGCFWGVEYYFKKLEGVYSVVSGYMGGDTLNPTYESVCSGMSGHLEAVKVEYDCCEITYEELVKYFFEIHDFTQTNGQGPDIGSQYLSAIYYIDDKQKQTAMKILDLLSDKGYIVATTLHNASEFYSAEDYHQNYYERTGKVPYCHTRKKIF, encoded by the coding sequence ATGAAATATAATGAATTAGCAGAAGATGAAAAGTATGTAATTGAGCAAAAAGGTACTGAAAAACCATTTTCTGGTAGATATAATGATTTTTATGAAGAGGGAATTTACAAGTGTAAAAAATGTTCTAAACCTCTTTTTAAATCAAAAGACAAATTCTCATCAGGATGTGGATGGCCAAGTTTTGACGATGAAATAAAAGGTGCAATAAAAAAAGTACCAGATAGAGATGGCAGAAGAATGGAAATCATTTGTGCAAATTGTAATGGTCACCTAGGTCATGTTTTTGAAGGAGAGGGATTTACTTCTAAAAATACAAGACATTGCGTAAACTCTATCTCTTTAGTTTTTGATAGCAAAGAAAAATGTTGTCAAAATCACAGTATTGCTTATTTTGCTGCTGGCTGTTTTTGGGGAGTTGAGTATTACTTCAAAAAACTTGAAGGTGTTTATAGTGTGGTTTCAGGTTATATGGGTGGAGATACGCTAAATCCCACTTATGAAAGTGTTTGTAGTGGAATGAGTGGTCACTTAGAAGCTGTAAAAGTAGAGTATGACTGTTGTGAAATAACTTATGAAGAGTTAGTAAAATATTTTTTTGAAATACATGATTTTACTCAAACAAATGGTCAAGGTCCAGATATTGGAAGTCAATATTTATCTGCGATATATTATATAGATGATAAACAAAAACAAACGGCAATGAAAATTTTGGATTTATTAAGTGATAAAGGTTACATAGTAGCTACTACTTTGCATAATGCAAGTGAGTTTTACTCAGCAGAAGATTATCATCAAAACTATTATGAAAGAACAGGAAAAGTTCCTTATTGTCATACACGAAAAAAAATATTTTAA